In the Elizabethkingia bruuniana genome, TGTAGCGGTGGAGATCAAAAGGCACGGGGCCACCAAGGTTATGTTGGAGAAGACGGAAGACACCGTTTGAATATTCTGGAAGTACAACGTTTAATCCGTTTTATGCCTAAAGTTGTTATTGCGGTTGTTCCGGGATGGGCTGTAGGTGGAGGACACTCACTACACGTTGTATGTGATCTTACTTTAGCAAGTGAAGAACATGCGATTTTCAAACAAACAGATGCTGATGTTACCAGCTTTGATGGTGGTTATGGTTCTGCATATCTGGCTAAAATGGTTGGGCAGAAAAAGGCTCGTGAAATATTCTTCTTAGGGAGAAATTACTCTGCACAGGAAGCTTTTGAAATGGGAATGGTAAATAAAGTTGTTCCTCATGCCGAGTTAGAAGATACTGCTTATGAATGGGCACAGGAGATTTTAGCGAAATCACCAACTTCTATCCGTATGCTGAAATTCGCAATGAACCTTACTGATGATGGTATGGTTGGACAGCAAGTTTTTGCAGGTGAGGCTACTCGTTTGGCTTACATGACAGATGAAGCTAAAGAAGGAAGAAATGCCTTCCTTGAAAAAAGAAAACCAGACTTTGGAGAAGATCAATGGATCTCTTAAATAAGAAGTTGGAGGTTAGAAATTGGATTTAAATAACCAGATTCTAACCTCTACCTCTAATATCTAAAATATTATGATTGAATGGATAAAAGCAGCTCGTCTGCGAACATTACCACTTTCCCTTAGTGGTATTATTTTAGGCTCCCTTATTGCAAAATGGAAGCTTAATTCTGTAGGAGAAAGCTGGGATGTATGGGTTTTTGTACTGGCTTTAGTGGTGACGCTTTTGTATCAGGTGTTATCTAATTATGCTAACGATTATGGAGATGGTGTAAAAGGTACAGACAAAAAAAGAGCCGGAGAGGCAGAAGCCAGAGCCGTAGCCTCAGGAAAGATTACAGCAAAACAAATGCGTAATGCAGTCATTCTATTTTCTGTATTGTCATTGGCTTTTACAGTTTTATTATTATATAAAGCATTCTTTCCGGGACACATTCAGGCATTTTATGTGTTTATAGGTTTAGGGATTGCCTGTATTTTTGCAGCGATTGGCTATACAGTAGGAAAAAGACCTTATGGTTACATGGGACTCGGAGATGTATTTGTATTTATATTTTTTGGACTTGTGTCTGTAATGGGGTCTTACTATCTGTTTACTAAAACATTCGACTGGCAGATGATCTTACCGGCAACAGCTGTAGGACTGTTTAGTGTAGCTGTTCTTAACCTGAATAATATGCGGGATATAGAAAGTGACGCAGAGAGTGGTAAACATACTCTTGCATTAAAAATGGGCTTTAAAAAAGCTATGATCTACGAGATCATCTTGCTACAATTACCTCTTATTCTGATTTTGACCTATATGATGGTGTATGAAATCAGAAGTTATTATGCCTATATATTTATTATTCTTTTCCTGCCTTTAATGGCTTTACGAAG is a window encoding:
- a CDS encoding 1,4-dihydroxy-2-naphthoyl-CoA synthase — its product is MIEWKTAKEYEDITYKKCNGVARIAFNRPEIRNAFRPKTTSELYDAFYDAYEDPSIGVVLLSGEGPSPKDGGWAFCSGGDQKARGHQGYVGEDGRHRLNILEVQRLIRFMPKVVIAVVPGWAVGGGHSLHVVCDLTLASEEHAIFKQTDADVTSFDGGYGSAYLAKMVGQKKAREIFFLGRNYSAQEAFEMGMVNKVVPHAELEDTAYEWAQEILAKSPTSIRMLKFAMNLTDDGMVGQQVFAGEATRLAYMTDEAKEGRNAFLEKRKPDFGEDQWIS
- the menA gene encoding 1,4-dihydroxy-2-naphthoate octaprenyltransferase encodes the protein MIEWIKAARLRTLPLSLSGIILGSLIAKWKLNSVGESWDVWVFVLALVVTLLYQVLSNYANDYGDGVKGTDKKRAGEAEARAVASGKITAKQMRNAVILFSVLSLAFTVLLLYKAFFPGHIQAFYVFIGLGIACIFAAIGYTVGKRPYGYMGLGDVFVFIFFGLVSVMGSYYLFTKTFDWQMILPATAVGLFSVAVLNLNNMRDIESDAESGKHTLALKMGFKKAMIYEIILLQLPLILILTYMMVYEIRSYYAYIFIILFLPLMALRRRIMETKEPRNLDPYLKQVAIMCFAMSLLTGIGLNLIK